The following proteins are co-located in the Paenibacillus sp. FSL H8-0079 genome:
- a CDS encoding DUF948 domain-containing protein, with amino-acid sequence MIYQISVALIAVAFAVLVFFLIRTLKSAQGSLDNVSQTLQEVQKTIDELSYEVKQTVRHANDITVDVQHKMKKIDPVMESVENLGEVLNEVTAAAKQVSTTLMAKFQTKRNNTEQTKHAESVHVTAPPATSTDRTLQSYEATYNGEAKGGKNWMKYIDVAANVWQRMRK; translated from the coding sequence ATGATCTATCAAATTAGCGTGGCCCTGATTGCAGTGGCATTTGCAGTACTGGTTTTCTTTTTAATTCGTACCTTGAAATCCGCCCAAGGTTCTTTGGACAATGTCTCACAGACATTACAGGAGGTACAGAAGACCATTGATGAACTTAGTTATGAAGTGAAGCAGACGGTAAGACATGCCAATGATATTACGGTGGATGTACAGCACAAAATGAAAAAAATCGATCCTGTTATGGAATCTGTTGAGAATCTGGGAGAAGTGTTGAATGAAGTGACGGCAGCAGCCAAACAAGTCTCCACGACGCTGATGGCAAAATTTCAGACCAAACGTAACAACACTGAACAGACCAAGCATGCTGAATCGGTTCATGTAACTGCACCGCCTGCTACATCAACGGATCGTACCCTGCAATCCTATGAAGCTACATATAATGGTGAAGCTAAGGGCGGGAAAAACTGGATGAAGTATATTGATGTTGCAGCGAATGTATGGCAACGGATGCGTAAATAA
- a CDS encoding DUF1328 domain-containing protein, giving the protein MLKWSVLFLIIALVAGIFGFFGIVEAAASIAKVLFFIFVVLFVISLITGRSRMR; this is encoded by the coding sequence ATGTTGAAATGGTCTGTATTATTTCTAATTATTGCACTGGTAGCAGGTATTTTCGGATTCTTCGGTATTGTTGAAGCAGCTGCTTCAATCGCTAAAGTACTCTTCTTCATCTTTGTAGTACTGTTCGTAATCTCCCTCATTACAGGACGCAGCCGAATGCGATAA
- a CDS encoding cation diffusion facilitator family transporter, translating to MNAYEEIRKGERGAWVSIVAYLVLSAFKLICGYLFASSALLADGFNNLTDIVASIAVLIGLRISQKPPDSDHAYGHFRAETVAALVASFIMAMVGLQVLVEAVRSWYEGAFVAPNLWAAAVAVVCALVMLGVYRYNHRLAKQINSQALMAAAKDNRSDAWVSIGAAVGIIGAQFGLPWLDKVAAIAVGLLICKTAWEIFRDSTHRLTDGFDQKELTDLRSSVARVPGVEMIKDVKARVHGSHVLVDVVIEVDGGLSLIEGHQICDRVEERLKRSHNIMHVHVHVEPKMDEVTGNP from the coding sequence TTGAACGCTTATGAAGAAATACGAAAAGGGGAGCGAGGGGCTTGGGTTAGCATCGTAGCCTATCTCGTCTTGTCCGCCTTTAAGCTGATCTGTGGATATTTATTTGCTTCTAGCGCTTTGCTGGCGGATGGTTTTAATAACCTTACGGATATTGTGGCGTCCATTGCAGTTTTGATCGGGCTTCGGATCTCACAGAAACCACCTGATTCGGATCATGCCTATGGTCATTTTAGAGCGGAAACTGTTGCTGCTTTGGTGGCTTCATTTATTATGGCTATGGTTGGTCTGCAAGTGTTGGTTGAAGCCGTTCGTTCCTGGTATGAAGGAGCCTTTGTTGCTCCTAACTTGTGGGCAGCAGCAGTGGCTGTGGTCTGTGCGTTAGTTATGTTGGGCGTATACCGTTACAATCATCGTCTGGCTAAACAAATTAACAGTCAGGCTCTTATGGCTGCGGCCAAAGATAATCGCTCGGATGCCTGGGTCAGCATAGGCGCTGCAGTTGGGATTATAGGTGCGCAGTTTGGACTTCCTTGGCTGGATAAAGTAGCTGCGATTGCTGTAGGACTGTTGATCTGCAAGACGGCTTGGGAGATTTTCCGCGATTCCACACATCGCCTTACGGATGGATTTGATCAGAAAGAACTGACGGATCTTAGATCCTCTGTGGCTCGGGTTCCCGGCGTTGAGATGATCAAGGATGTGAAGGCACGTGTGCATGGCAGTCATGTACTTGTGGATGTGGTTATTGAAGTGGACGGAGGCCTAAGCCTGATTGAAGGCCATCAGATCTGTGACCGAGTGGAAGAGCGGTTGAAGCGATCACATAACATCATGCATGTGCATGTACATGTGGAACCGAAGATGGATGAGGTCACGGGAAACCCTTGA